The genomic region GATGAACAAGAATTCGAGGCCGGTACTGCTATTAGTGCATTACTTGATGCCGAAATTTCGGACGAGCAGCTTGTTCAGTTGCAGCAAGCACTACAGAATAACCCAGCCGTGCGAAATATCTATGTCGAACAATGTCAGATCCACTTTCTTCTGACAGAGTATTATTCTGAAAGCCGAAAGACTTCGGACGGCGCTCCAGTTATTGCCACGCTGCACTTTCCATCGACGGTTGATTCATCGCACGACGCGCATGCCTAACGTTGTGTTCTTGCCTTGCCACGACTGTGCAAGGACCGCCTACATTTCTTAGGAAGCGGCTCTCATTCGACGGAATGTTTTTGGCAGCAGGATGACGGCGGGGCGATAAAGCCTAATCAACATCGACCCAAGCAATCGCAAACATTCCCGCCCTGAGTCCAGGGCCAATTCGACTCGAAGCAGGCGCTGCATAAAAGCGGGTCGAAATCTTGTCGGCTATTTTCTCTTAGGCCTGATCGCACCGGCGCTTTGTGGAAATCTGCATAGGTCCGGCACAGGTGAGATCAATCGAGTATCGGAAATACCTATCCAAGGCTGTGGAACCGCATGGACTTAGATGGCCGAAGGCCCAAGAATGATGCGAAAAAGTCAAATCGATTGCTAATTCCACCCTGACGGTACCCCTTGGTGAACCCTGCTCCCCCGCGTTAAAATACAGAACTTCGCCAAGCACGGTTGTTTTTCGGAGATGATTAGATAAACAAATCGGCCCGGAAAGATCCAATTTGTCCAAAACCGGCTTGGGGCTGGTTGCCAAGGATACATCAATCATTACTGGCGAAAGGATTGCGCTCGGTGCAAATTAAAATTGCAACTCGGCATGGTCACTTAAGCGACGCCACACAGTCTAAAATCACCGCCAAGGTGGGAAGGCTGTCGCGGTATTTCGAGCGGTTGACCGCCATCGAAGTCACTATCAACTTGGAACACGAAACAACACCGGTAGTCGACATTCGCGTGGATGCCGAACATAAGCACGATTTTGTCGCCACGGAACATTCCGGCGATTTGTGGCGCAGCCTTGATGGCGCGGTGCAAAAACTCGAACAACAACTTCGCAAATACAAAGAAAAGGTTTTGGGCCGTCATCGCAAACCCGCTGCGAAAATGTCAGCCTCTGCAAGAGAATAAATTTGCTAGCGGCGAGGCTTGCCGCTGGGGACGGCCGCTTCGCCGTGTCCACCAATAAATCTCCTGCGGAAGCATCGCGTCAACAGCGATTCCTGCGCACGCGGCCCGTCGTGAGAAAGGAAGAAGGATCCATGAAGTTTGGCGACTTTATTGACCCCGAGTCAATCCGTGCAAAACTGGTAGCGGAAAATAAAGAACAGGTCATTCGCGAAATGACCCAGGCCTTGCTCGAGGCTGGAAAAATTGCGCCTGGCGAGCACGAAGGCATTGTAAAGGCCATTCTCAAACGTGAAGAGTTGGGAAGTACCGGAATTGGTCGCGGTGTAGCTGTGCCGCACACTAAGCACGGCAGCGTAAATCGTCTCGTAGGCACCGTTGCAGTGAGTCCTGAGGGTGTCGATTTCGACAGCCTCGACGGCGAAAAAGTGCAGCTCTTTTTCCTACTGATATCACCACCGGACCGTCCAGGTGATCACCTCCGTGCCTTAGAAAACATCTCGCGTCAACTCCGCAATGACACGTTTTGTCGATTTTTGAAGCAAGCCAAATCTGCCGAAGATATCAAACAGTTATTGGAAGAAGCGGATAATAATCAGTTTGGTGCCTGATTGGAGAGGAGGAAACGAAGGAGGGGAATCAGAATTGGAATTCAAAGCGACATGACTTTACTTTCGACATTCATGGCGCCTTTTGAGTTGTTGATCTGAATTCCCGCAAGATGGAATGAATGACGTGAAAGCGAATCGCACGTTGGTGGTTAACAATCCGCAAGGCATTCACGCGCGGCCAGCCAATCTCATCGTTCGCCTGGCGCAGCAATTTCAGTCTAAGATCGAATTCACAAAGGAGAACCATCGCGTCGACGGAAAAAGTATTTTGGAATTGCTTACTCTGGCTGCCGTTCAAGGTACCGAACTTCGAGTGGAAGCCACGGGGCCCGACGCTCAGCACGCCATCGACGCATTGGCTGAGTTGTTCGCCGGAAATTTTGCAGAAGGGGAAGATAGTGCGGAAGCGTCGAAAAGTCCGAAAATTTAAGGATCGATCGGATGCCAAATCAATCCCTGTGGGTTTCGCTCCTGTAATTCTTTGACTTTTAGACTCGTTGTGTTTATACGAACCAAATAACCTGAGACTAAAACGCCTCACGAGCAGCGAAACTCCTTGTGCAGGTGCGTTTTGGTCCACTCGGCACGATATTGCCCTGCCGGGCCCAACGGTCCGCGGCGTATCGAGAAACAGTCGGTGGTGTGCACCTCGATTTATCAGAGGCCCTCCGCCGTGATGTTGCTGAGCAAACCGGCTACGGCTTCCATGCAGCGATTACAGGGAATCGCCGTTTCACCCGGCGTCGCTATTGGCGAAGCGTTGGTGATGGATAACGAGGGTTTTCGAATCCCTCGGCGGTTCGTAGCGCGCGACGCGGTAGAGAACGAATTGGAACGTCTCGAGCAAGCCACGGCGGCAGCAGCAGCTGAAATTCAAGCCAATCGTGATGCCGTAGCCCGGGAATTAGGTGGGCAATACGCTGCCATCTTTGACGCGCATTTGCAGATGCTCACTGATCCCAAGTTGCGGTCTGAATTGGAAACCTTGATTCGCGATAAACATTTCTCTCCTGAATACGCCGTTAGCCGGGCGCTGCGCCGTTATGCCAAGGTATTCCAGGGATTGCCTAGTGGCAGTTTGTCGGAGCGGGCTAACGACATCTTCGATGTGGAAAAGCGGCTACTGCGAAATTTACTAGGCCGCCGGCGCGAAGAGCTTGCACAATTGACTTCGCCCGTCATGATTTTGGCGCACAATCTCACGCCCAGCGAAACTGCCAATTTAGACCGGAATTTTGTGCAAGGCTTTGTTACCGAAATCGGTGGACCTGGCAGCCACACGGCCATTGTGGCCGAGGGCATGGAAATTCCCGCCGTGGTTGGCGTTGGCTCGTTTCTTACCGATGTGTCAGGTGGTGATTTGGTTATTATCGATGGCCATCAAGGCATCGTCATTTTGCAACCCGATGACGAAACGGTCGCTCAATACCGAAAGGAAATCGAACAATACCGTTCGTTAGCGGCACGGCTGGAATCGTTGCGCGATCTGCCGGCTGTAACGGGCGACGGCGTGCGCATCGAGTTGCTCGGCAACATTGAGTTTCCTTATGAAGTCGACCATTGTGTGGAGCGTGGCGCCGATGGAATTGGTCTGTATCGCACCGAATTCTTATATCTGTCTGCCGATATCGAGCCCACCGAAGAAACGCATTTCGACGCCTATTCGCGCGTGATTAGGGCCATGGGAAATAAGCCCGTGGTCATTCGCACACTCGATTTAGGGGCTGATAAACTTTCGCAAATGCCCAGCCCCGAAGAGGAGCGCAATCCAGTATTAGGTTTGCGCAGCATCCGAATGTCGCTTCGCAATTTACCATTGTTCCGGACGCAATTAAGGGCTATTTTGCGGGCCAGTGCGCTGGGAAATGTGCGTGTAATGTTCCCGTTGATCACCACGCTGCTGGAGTTACGGCAGGCACGAATGATTTTGGCCGATGTTATTGAAGATTTG from Pirellulales bacterium harbors:
- the raiA gene encoding ribosome-associated translation inhibitor RaiA is translated as MQIKIATRHGHLSDATQSKITAKVGRLSRYFERLTAIEVTINLEHETTPVVDIRVDAEHKHDFVATEHSGDLWRSLDGAVQKLEQQLRKYKEKVLGRHRKPAAKMSASARE
- a CDS encoding HPr family phosphocarrier protein, translated to MNDVKANRTLVVNNPQGIHARPANLIVRLAQQFQSKIEFTKENHRVDGKSILELLTLAAVQGTELRVEATGPDAQHAIDALAELFAGNFAEGEDSAEASKSPKI
- a CDS encoding PTS sugar transporter subunit IIA, which produces MKFGDFIDPESIRAKLVAENKEQVIREMTQALLEAGKIAPGEHEGIVKAILKREELGSTGIGRGVAVPHTKHGSVNRLVGTVAVSPEGVDFDSLDGEKVQLFFLLISPPDRPGDHLRALENISRQLRNDTFCRFLKQAKSAEDIKQLLEEADNNQFGA
- the ptsP gene encoding phosphoenolpyruvate--protein phosphotransferase; this encodes MLLSKPATASMQRLQGIAVSPGVAIGEALVMDNEGFRIPRRFVARDAVENELERLEQATAAAAAEIQANRDAVARELGGQYAAIFDAHLQMLTDPKLRSELETLIRDKHFSPEYAVSRALRRYAKVFQGLPSGSLSERANDIFDVEKRLLRNLLGRRREELAQLTSPVMILAHNLTPSETANLDRNFVQGFVTEIGGPGSHTAIVAEGMEIPAVVGVGSFLTDVSGGDLVIIDGHQGIVILQPDDETVAQYRKEIEQYRSLAARLESLRDLPAVTGDGVRIELLGNIEFPYEVDHCVERGADGIGLYRTEFLYLSADIEPTEETHFDAYSRVIRAMGNKPVVIRTLDLGADKLSQMPSPEEERNPVLGLRSIRMSLRNLPLFRTQLRAILRASALGNVRVMFPLITTLLELRQARMILADVIEDLDEHHIPFNREMWVGMMVEVPAAVLMIDRFVEEVNFVSIGTNDLVQYSLAVDRGNKDVAGLYNSCDPAVLRLINMTILAAQRANIPANLCGRMSSSTTYTQLLLGLGLRQFGVAPGAIPEVKRVIRATNIPQCEAIAQKALSMENARDIKAFLRDELKKVASD